Genomic window (Blastocatellia bacterium):
CGGCAGGGAGACGGTCATCTTCCCCTTCGCCTCCATCGGGCAGATCCCTCAGGACCTGAAATACCGGGGCGAACCGAGCCGCGTCGTCATCGGCCAGCGCAATCGCATTCGCGAATATGTCACGATCCATCGCGGGACCGAGGGCGGGGGCGGCGTCACCGTCATCGGCGATGACAACCTGCTCATGGTTCAAGCCCACGTCGCTCACGACTGCCGGGTGGGCAATCATGTCATCATGGCCAACGGGGCCTCGCTCGCGGGTCACGTTATCGTCGAAGATCACGCGACTCTGGGGGCCTATGTCGGAGTGCACCAGTTCTGTCGCATCGGGAAGTACGCCTTCATCGGAGCCTACGCCGTGGTGGTGAAAGATGCCCTGCCCTACGCTCTGAGCGCCGGGAATCACGCCCGTTGCTATGGCCCCAATCGCGTCGGTCTGAAACGAAAGGGATTCACGCCCGAACAACTGCGCGCCATTGATCGGGCGTTTTATCTCCTGCTGGCGGCCAAACTCAACACGTCGCAGGCGCTCGAAGCCCTTCGGCGA
Coding sequences:
- the lpxA gene encoding acyl-ACP--UDP-N-acetylglucosamine O-acyltransferase; translation: MTAVIHPTALVSRRAELGNDVVVGPYSIIGDDVIVHDGVRIASHCVIEGPTEIGRETVIFPFASIGQIPQDLKYRGEPSRVVIGQRNRIREYVTIHRGTEGGGGVTVIGDDNLLMVQAHVAHDCRVGNHVIMANGASLAGHVIVEDHATLGAYVGVHQFCRIGKYAFIGAYAVVVKDALPYALSAGNHARCYGPNRVGLKRKGFTPEQLRAIDRAFYLLLAAKLNTSQALEALRRELGTVAEIQYLIEFIETSKRGVVK